From a region of the Nonlabens sp. Hel1_33_55 genome:
- a CDS encoding glycosyltransferase family 2 protein has translation MHRDKKITVIIPAFNVEKFLSKSVESALIQKEVGEIIIVEDGSTDNTLKIAESFSFRNNRIKVLTHPNNVNRGRGATRNLGIQNANYDLIAFLDADDYFLKGRFTNDLNILTDKSVDGVYNAVGFNFYREIKPGEEIHFKPNTLSKKLAPENLFEGIVSSKYGYLHLNGLTVRRESLIRLGLFNESLKVTQDSDLIFKLSLKYRLCPSIIDIPSSMRGIHDDNVFNKSEVYIEYNPKLFESLVVWSLENEIPMDRIDLLLQWLWHHKFKQRLNLLQESIYWLKLIINNPILLTSSLSIKYFPIVRKRKQIFSFLYQ, from the coding sequence ATGCATAGAGATAAAAAAATCACCGTGATTATTCCTGCTTTTAATGTAGAAAAATTTCTTTCTAAATCAGTTGAATCCGCCTTGATTCAAAAAGAAGTTGGTGAAATTATCATTGTTGAAGACGGCAGTACGGACAATACATTAAAAATAGCAGAGTCATTTAGTTTTCGTAATAATAGAATAAAAGTTCTCACTCATCCTAATAATGTGAACAGAGGTAGAGGTGCTACTAGAAATTTGGGTATTCAAAATGCAAATTATGACCTAATAGCTTTTTTAGATGCTGATGATTATTTCTTGAAAGGACGTTTCACAAATGATTTGAATATATTAACGGATAAGTCAGTAGATGGAGTTTATAATGCTGTCGGATTTAACTTCTATCGGGAAATAAAACCAGGAGAAGAAATACATTTCAAACCAAACACATTATCAAAGAAACTTGCGCCAGAGAATTTATTTGAAGGTATTGTATCCAGTAAATATGGATATTTGCATTTGAATGGTTTGACAGTAAGAAGAGAATCTTTAATCAGGCTAGGTTTATTTAATGAGTCTTTGAAAGTAACTCAAGATTCGGACTTGATATTTAAGTTATCCTTGAAATATAGATTATGCCCAAGTATAATTGATATTCCCTCCTCAATGCGAGGAATACACGATGATAACGTGTTTAATAAATCTGAGGTTTATATTGAATACAATCCTAAGCTTTTCGAATCGTTAGTTGTTTGGTCTTTAGAAAATGAGATACCAATGGATCGAATAGATCTATTATTACAGTGGCTCTGGCACCATAAATTTAAACAGCGGCTAAATTTATTACAGGAGAGTATCTATTGGTTGAAATTAATAATAAATAACCCTATTTTACTCACTTCAAGTTTATCGATTAAGTACTTTCCAATAGTGAGAAAGCGCAAGCAGATTTTTAGTTTTTTATATCAATGA
- a CDS encoding glycosyltransferase family 2 protein, producing the protein MLSEQLISVIIPCYNQASFLNETLESVYEQSYADWECIIVNDGSTDNTQQIAERWVKKDVRFKYYFQDNSGLSAARNKGLKESRGDFIQLLDSDDLINKEKFEVQLNEIKESDVSICNYFPFMHENPLQKAPYRYLPPFLAPDKLLRDLIIDWEYRKSFPPHCVLFRASLVKDNALSFVEDLPNHEDWVFWVMLFHSANSIKQTSSILAKYRIHSNSMSTNFHEMRAGFLQATDFLENYFLKMNEVIMVRLIRIKRKEIKARQNRKTSPLWNLAKRYYRKIKSRFVG; encoded by the coding sequence ATGTTGTCAGAGCAATTAATAAGCGTCATTATTCCCTGTTATAATCAAGCGAGCTTTCTGAATGAAACCCTGGAATCTGTTTATGAGCAATCATATGCGGACTGGGAATGCATCATTGTCAATGATGGTAGCACCGATAATACGCAACAAATTGCTGAGCGATGGGTCAAAAAAGACGTAAGATTCAAGTACTATTTTCAGGATAACAGCGGCTTGAGTGCAGCTAGAAATAAAGGTTTAAAAGAGTCACGTGGTGATTTTATACAGCTACTGGACTCAGATGATCTAATTAACAAGGAAAAATTTGAGGTGCAATTGAATGAAATTAAAGAAAGTGATGTATCGATCTGCAATTATTTTCCCTTTATGCATGAAAATCCCTTACAAAAAGCTCCCTATCGATATTTACCTCCTTTCTTAGCTCCTGACAAATTGCTGAGAGATTTAATCATAGACTGGGAATATAGAAAATCCTTTCCACCACACTGTGTTTTGTTCAGAGCCTCTCTGGTTAAAGATAATGCTCTGTCGTTCGTCGAGGATCTTCCCAATCATGAGGACTGGGTTTTTTGGGTAATGTTGTTTCATAGCGCAAATTCTATTAAACAAACATCATCAATTTTGGCAAAATATAGGATTCACTCGAATTCAATGAGTACGAATTTTCATGAGATGCGTGCGGGATTTTTGCAGGCCACTGATTTTTTGGAAAACTATTTTTTGAAGATGAATGAAGTCATAATGGTTCGACTGATCCGTATAAAGCGCAAAGAGATCAAAGCCCGTCAGAACAGGAAAACGTCTCCATTATGGAATTTGGCGAAGCGTTATTACCGTAAAATTAAATCAAGATTCGTAGGCTGA
- a CDS encoding glycosyltransferase family 2 protein produces the protein MFEVSVIIPVFNADQFIEKAVRSASELPQVREIIIVNDGSTDGTSDILKRLSVEIDQVCIFHHADNSNKGRSASRNLGIQNAKSEFIAFLDADDYYLENRFLRDSEILKGNIDCDGVYNAIGVEFYREERPGERDKLELISLNKTVEPDALFESLISGNDGYFSLDALTVRKSLIQAVGGFNEKLEVSEDTELIWKLSLKGDLLPGILRDPVAVRGVHDNNIFNQESSYKNSELQFYISLFKWHARNFKSKSISECLLERVWIIKRQEQDNILAELLFSFQLLFSNFRFQTFNSQIKYNAITILMKRIKNRIKRKKHYA, from the coding sequence ATGTTTGAAGTCTCTGTCATCATACCTGTTTTTAATGCTGATCAATTTATTGAAAAGGCTGTAAGATCTGCTTCAGAATTACCGCAGGTTCGTGAAATAATTATCGTTAACGATGGTAGCACTGATGGAACCTCTGATATACTAAAACGGCTGTCCGTTGAAATTGATCAAGTTTGTATTTTTCATCATGCGGATAATAGCAATAAAGGAAGGTCTGCCAGTAGGAATCTTGGGATTCAAAACGCCAAATCAGAATTTATCGCGTTTCTGGATGCAGATGACTATTACCTAGAGAATCGTTTTTTAAGGGATTCTGAAATTTTGAAAGGTAATATAGATTGTGATGGTGTTTATAATGCCATCGGTGTTGAATTTTATCGAGAAGAACGGCCTGGTGAGAGAGATAAACTTGAACTAATAAGCTTAAATAAAACTGTTGAGCCAGACGCCTTATTCGAATCCTTAATATCAGGTAATGACGGTTATTTTTCATTGGATGCGTTAACGGTTAGAAAATCTTTAATTCAAGCTGTAGGTGGTTTTAATGAGAAACTTGAAGTTTCAGAGGACACTGAATTAATTTGGAAATTATCCTTGAAAGGTGATCTTCTACCTGGTATATTGAGAGATCCTGTAGCTGTCAGGGGAGTTCATGATAATAATATATTCAATCAAGAGTCATCATATAAAAATTCTGAACTCCAGTTTTACATATCCTTATTTAAGTGGCATGCTAGAAACTTCAAATCGAAAAGTATCAGCGAGTGTTTATTGGAACGGGTTTGGATCATCAAACGTCAAGAGCAAGATAATATATTAGCAGAATTACTATTTAGCTTCCAATTGCTTTTTTCAAATTTCAGGTTTCAAACTTTTAATTCGCAAATAAAATACAATGCGATAACCATTTTGATGAAAAGAATCAAAAATCGTATTAAGCGAAAGAAGCATTATGCATAG
- a CDS encoding glycosyltransferase: protein MEHFSFPTSNFDLTRNILYEEADIINLHWVAEFLNFQTFFTKNKKPLVWTLHDMNPFTGGEHYEEEFSGIDESDTLKPRIINLDDKSFYESIVNDKIKALKETTRLTVVAPSNWLCNEAKKSRVLGRFETYRIPYGLDQKVFRQYDKQVARDVLNIKTEKSVILFVSDKIDSERKGIKILLRSLRLINQENHLLCIAGDVKDLDLDDFQCETHLLGHIKDDRIMSLCYNAADVFIIPSLMDNLPNTVLESLMCGTPVIGFAIGGIPDMIIDEENGILVKHISPQNLAKAISEFFLNANTFDRESISQKAIEKYSLEIQAASYVKLYNRVENEI from the coding sequence TTGGAACATTTTTCTTTTCCAACTTCAAATTTCGACCTTACTAGAAATATACTTTACGAAGAAGCTGATATAATTAATCTTCATTGGGTTGCAGAATTTTTAAACTTTCAAACCTTCTTCACTAAAAATAAAAAGCCTTTAGTATGGACTCTTCACGATATGAACCCATTTACTGGAGGAGAGCATTATGAAGAGGAATTTTCTGGAATTGATGAAAGTGACACACTTAAACCTAGAATTATCAACCTAGATGATAAATCATTTTACGAATCGATTGTTAACGATAAAATAAAGGCCTTGAAGGAAACAACCCGATTGACTGTGGTAGCGCCCTCAAATTGGCTTTGTAATGAGGCTAAAAAAAGTCGGGTATTGGGTAGGTTTGAAACATATAGAATTCCATATGGTTTAGATCAAAAGGTTTTCAGACAATACGATAAGCAAGTTGCAAGAGATGTATTGAACATTAAAACTGAAAAGTCTGTTATTCTCTTTGTTTCAGATAAGATTGACAGTGAACGTAAGGGTATCAAGATTCTGCTGCGATCTCTACGTTTAATTAATCAAGAAAATCATCTTTTATGTATTGCCGGCGATGTTAAGGACTTGGATTTAGATGATTTTCAATGCGAGACTCATTTGTTAGGTCATATTAAAGACGATCGAATAATGAGTTTATGTTACAATGCTGCAGATGTTTTCATTATTCCATCACTTATGGATAATTTACCTAATACCGTTTTAGAATCGTTGATGTGCGGTACTCCAGTTATAGGTTTTGCTATAGGCGGCATTCCCGACATGATTATAGATGAGGAGAATGGAATACTTGTCAAACACATTTCTCCGCAAAATCTAGCTAAGGCTATTTCTGAATTTTTCTTAAATGCCAATACATTTGACCGCGAATCAATTAGTCAAAAAGCTATCGAAAAATACAGTCTTGAGATTCAGGCAGCTTCCTACGTAAAGCTTTATAATAGAGTCGAAAACGAAATATGA
- a CDS encoding glycosyltransferase family 2 protein: MDKLVSIIVPCYKQAHFLAQALESVLQQTYTQWECIIVNDGSPDHTATIAREWVAQDSRFRYLEKENGGLSSARNAGISISNGQLVLPLDADDILHSDYLSKLVPGLTQDEQLCIISCYTSFFTRSKQNTYFNLQPAGSTIINILYQNQLIATSLFYRSSWEDVGGYDEQMKTGFEDWEFWLRILKAENKSYKIVPEVLFYYRKSKQSMLVDTLTNHFESTKKYIIQKHPELYKSDFHNFTSVQFHYLETAKARENKIKNSMEYKLGRIILKPLRYIYSMMRKKK; the protein is encoded by the coding sequence ATGGATAAACTGGTTTCCATAATTGTACCATGCTACAAACAGGCTCATTTTCTTGCTCAGGCGCTGGAATCAGTCCTACAGCAAACCTACACTCAGTGGGAATGTATAATTGTTAACGATGGTAGTCCAGACCATACTGCTACCATAGCAAGAGAATGGGTGGCGCAGGATTCACGATTTAGGTATCTGGAAAAGGAAAATGGAGGTTTGTCATCTGCACGTAACGCTGGAATATCGATCAGCAATGGGCAGCTGGTCTTACCACTGGACGCTGATGACATACTGCATTCTGATTATCTTTCAAAACTTGTCCCTGGATTGACGCAGGATGAGCAGTTGTGCATCATTTCATGTTACACAAGTTTTTTTACTAGGTCAAAGCAGAATACCTACTTCAACCTACAACCCGCAGGATCCACAATCATCAACATACTGTACCAAAACCAATTGATTGCAACCTCACTTTTCTACCGGTCTTCATGGGAAGATGTAGGTGGTTACGACGAGCAGATGAAAACAGGTTTTGAAGACTGGGAATTCTGGTTACGCATTCTAAAGGCAGAAAACAAATCCTATAAAATCGTTCCCGAGGTTTTGTTCTATTATAGAAAATCAAAGCAGTCGATGCTGGTAGATACGCTGACTAACCATTTTGAATCCACTAAAAAATACATCATTCAAAAACATCCAGAACTGTACAAATCAGATTTTCATAATTTCACATCAGTACAATTTCACTATTTAGAAACGGCTAAGGCCCGTGAAAATAAGATCAAAAATTCCATGGAATACAAACTGGGCCGTATCATCCTGAAGCCTTTGAGATACATTTATTCCATGATGAGGAAAAAAAAATAG
- a CDS encoding FkbM family methyltransferase: protein MRLFPIILFVYNRPDHTRRTLESLSKNEGAKNSTLYIFSDSYKENALLEGREKIIHVRRIIREKQWCGRVIISESNINKGLANSVIEGVSDILRLHKAAIILEDDIVTNSGFLKFMNTALRVYEKDKKVYGVSGYKFDHYGEIQDETFFLPVMSSWGYGTWSDRWDKINFNSNHLLEKIESLDLGSKMRFGSIDYYMMLKAHVAGNINSWAVRFQTSMFLDKGVFLYPNTSLIHNIGFDGSGEHCEHDDSKMNYDQVISKAINIIPTRKKVFVKTKTLKKFNEKQAKKNFNLHFLKFKLYQKAHHFLPPEILQYIKRKRKKIDKEPYQWLRNIPRYKNTQIILFNKQVTIPDSASFLFMYDEIFKKEIYKFKSDVDTPYIIDGGANVGLATIYFKNLHPKSRVVAFEPDSKIFEILKSNIDAFNYDDVHLYNIGLLDYDGDISFSQEGADAGTVVLNENQVGSISTIKVGTLGPFLKKTVDFLKLDIEGAETKVLVDIKDSLENVKRIFIEYHSFVDKDQTLYSILEILYSNGFRVFINSPGLHNHQPFIKVETYNNMDMQLNIYGIKHL from the coding sequence GTGAGATTATTTCCTATAATTCTATTTGTTTACAATAGACCTGATCACACAAGAAGAACATTAGAGTCTCTATCTAAAAATGAAGGTGCAAAAAATTCTACTTTATATATATTTTCTGATTCGTACAAGGAGAATGCTCTACTTGAGGGGAGAGAAAAAATAATTCATGTACGAAGGATTATTAGAGAAAAGCAATGGTGCGGCAGGGTTATTATTTCAGAAAGCAACATCAATAAAGGATTGGCAAATTCTGTAATTGAAGGAGTTTCAGATATTTTAAGACTTCACAAAGCAGCGATAATTTTAGAAGATGATATAGTCACAAACTCCGGATTTTTAAAATTCATGAATACAGCCTTAAGAGTCTACGAAAAAGACAAAAAGGTTTATGGTGTTTCTGGGTATAAGTTTGATCATTATGGTGAAATTCAGGATGAAACTTTTTTTTTGCCTGTAATGAGTTCTTGGGGATACGGTACGTGGTCAGATAGGTGGGATAAAATCAATTTTAATAGCAATCATTTACTTGAAAAAATTGAATCATTAGATTTGGGTTCAAAAATGAGATTTGGATCGATTGACTATTATATGATGCTTAAGGCACATGTCGCCGGTAATATCAATTCTTGGGCGGTTAGATTTCAAACCTCTATGTTTTTAGATAAAGGTGTTTTTTTATACCCCAATACCTCGTTGATTCATAATATAGGATTCGATGGTAGTGGAGAACATTGTGAACATGATGATTCAAAAATGAATTATGATCAAGTAATTAGCAAAGCAATCAATATTATCCCAACACGTAAAAAAGTATTTGTAAAAACTAAAACGCTTAAGAAATTTAATGAAAAGCAAGCTAAAAAGAATTTTAATTTACATTTCCTAAAATTTAAATTATACCAAAAAGCTCATCATTTCTTACCTCCAGAAATCCTACAATATATCAAGCGTAAAAGGAAGAAAATTGATAAAGAACCTTATCAATGGTTGAGAAACATACCTAGATACAAGAATACTCAAATAATTTTATTTAATAAGCAAGTTACTATACCAGATTCCGCATCTTTCTTATTTATGTATGATGAAATCTTTAAAAAAGAGATCTACAAGTTTAAATCAGATGTAGACACACCATATATCATTGATGGCGGTGCCAACGTAGGTCTAGCAACAATTTATTTTAAAAATCTACATCCCAAATCACGCGTGGTAGCTTTTGAACCTGATTCAAAAATCTTTGAAATTCTCAAAAGTAATATTGATGCTTTCAATTATGATGATGTTCATTTATATAATATCGGTTTGCTCGATTATGATGGCGATATTTCTTTTTCTCAAGAAGGAGCAGATGCTGGAACTGTTGTTTTAAATGAAAATCAAGTTGGTTCAATTTCAACTATCAAAGTCGGTACATTAGGACCATTTCTTAAAAAAACAGTTGACTTTCTAAAGTTGGATATTGAAGGTGCTGAGACTAAGGTTTTAGTAGATATAAAAGACTCTTTGGAGAATGTGAAAAGAATATTTATAGAATATCACTCCTTTGTTGATAAAGATCAAACGCTGTATAGTATTTTAGAAATTCTTTATTCTAATGGTTTTAGAGTATTTATAAACTCTCCAGGTCTCCACAATCATCAACCGTTTATTAAGGTAGAAACCTATAATAACATGGATATGCAGCTAAATATTTATGGAATAAAACACTTATGA
- a CDS encoding FkbM family methyltransferase, with translation MGNQLVKQLLSLITPLRLQNMFFNEMNKKILDKEKFKNLSYAQEGEDLILCRYLDEKSDGFYVDIGAYHPKRFSNTYLFYLRGWTGINIDARPGFKDLFLKERPNDINIECGVSEMENEMTYYMFEEPALNTFSKMEADLKSRVNNFNIIDKQIVQTKPLKIIFDKYLPKGQMIDFITIDVEGLDLQVVLSNDWAKYRSKFILIEDLKRSDIAELIETSQLYKKLTDLDYVLIAKTFNTLFFKDNLRS, from the coding sequence ATGGGAAATCAATTAGTTAAACAGCTTCTATCGTTAATTACGCCATTGAGACTACAAAACATGTTCTTTAATGAGATGAATAAAAAAATATTGGACAAAGAAAAGTTCAAGAATCTATCCTATGCCCAAGAAGGCGAGGATTTAATTTTATGTAGATATCTAGATGAGAAGAGTGATGGCTTTTATGTTGACATAGGAGCTTATCATCCAAAACGATTTTCTAATACTTATTTGTTTTATTTAAGAGGTTGGACAGGAATAAATATCGATGCAAGACCTGGCTTTAAAGATCTATTTTTGAAAGAACGTCCTAATGATATTAATATCGAGTGTGGCGTCTCAGAAATGGAGAATGAGATGACTTATTATATGTTTGAGGAGCCGGCTTTGAATACATTTTCAAAAATGGAAGCAGATCTGAAAAGTAGGGTTAATAACTTCAATATTATTGATAAGCAGATAGTACAAACTAAACCTTTGAAGATAATATTCGACAAATATCTTCCTAAAGGCCAGATGATTGACTTTATAACCATCGATGTTGAAGGGTTGGATCTACAAGTTGTTTTATCCAATGATTGGGCTAAATACCGATCAAAATTTATTTTGATCGAAGATTTGAAAAGATCTGACATTGCTGAATTAATCGAGACATCACAGTTATACAAAAAGCTTACTGATCTGGACTATGTGCTAATTGCCAAAACTTTTAACACCTTGTTTTTTAAAGATAATTTACGATCGTGA
- a CDS encoding glycosyltransferase family 2 protein has translation MKLSIITVNLNNYTGLQRTLKSVAGQFYKDFEHIIIDGGSTDGSKEYLEANTDLFTNYISELDVGIYDAMNKGAALAKADYLYFLNSGDDLEGKTALKNIVAYLNGEDLIYFDINVIDGVLTNIKKAPAKLSFRYIYDDLPAHQATFVKRSLFERLNGYDASLKIVADWKFFALAVLKYDASHKYVPTTFSNFYTGGISSIEKNRKALENERKLILEKEFPILLEDIRHQFKLQRILRNLRKSKKIQWLQRLGLLDKF, from the coding sequence ATGAAATTATCTATCATAACTGTCAATCTTAATAATTATACAGGTCTGCAACGTACGCTGAAAAGTGTTGCAGGGCAGTTTTACAAAGATTTTGAACATATAATTATCGATGGAGGATCAACGGACGGTAGTAAAGAATATCTCGAAGCAAATACGGATTTGTTTACGAATTACATAAGTGAATTAGATGTTGGTATCTATGATGCAATGAATAAAGGTGCTGCTCTGGCAAAAGCAGATTACCTTTATTTTTTAAATAGTGGTGATGACCTCGAAGGAAAAACAGCACTGAAAAATATTGTGGCGTACCTCAACGGTGAAGACTTGATATATTTCGATATTAATGTTATCGATGGCGTCTTGACAAATATCAAGAAAGCACCCGCAAAATTAAGTTTTAGATACATTTACGATGACTTACCTGCTCATCAAGCAACCTTTGTGAAAAGGTCCCTTTTTGAAAGACTTAACGGTTACGATGCTAGCTTGAAGATTGTCGCAGACTGGAAATTTTTTGCGCTCGCTGTACTGAAATATGATGCCTCTCATAAGTATGTTCCAACAACATTCTCCAATTTTTATACTGGTGGAATCAGTTCTATCGAAAAGAATAGAAAAGCCTTGGAAAATGAACGAAAGCTAATTTTGGAAAAGGAATTCCCAATTCTGCTTGAAGATATCAGGCATCAATTCAAGTTGCAGCGTATACTGCGTAACCTCAGAAAATCAAAAAAAATACAATGGCTGCAGCGATTGGGTTTATTAGATAAATTTTAA
- a CDS encoding polysaccharide ABC transporter ATP-binding protein — protein sequence MSDVILKIEDLSKQYRLGNVGTGTLSHDLNRAWAKMRGKEDPYLKVGAVNDRNASATSDYVWALKDITLSVNEGEIIGIIGKNGAGKSTLLKILSRVTSPTNGHVKVGGRMASLLEVGTGMHPELTGRENIYLNGAILGMNKAEISTKIDDIIEFSGCQMYIDTPVKRYSSGMGVRLGFAVAAFLEPDILVVDEVLAVGDAEFQKKAIGKMQDISNTSGRTVLIVSHNMVSIQNLCSRVIIMENGLKVYDGATDRGIELYLKTNEQIEKNNLLDLEDRSGSGIVKVRKFWLENEFAEIVSTLLSGKRIALCFELSIQESKIIDGGKIDLGFSVHDERMSSLAILYSSYQNIQITPSDQSTITVKCLIDDFPFSAGNYLIKSRILYDKAESDWLKNPIGKFAVQKGNFYGTGKSGANSMNTPFLIKGEWEIN from the coding sequence ATGAGTGACGTCATTTTAAAAATTGAGGATTTATCCAAACAATACCGTTTAGGTAACGTAGGTACTGGCACATTAAGCCACGACCTGAATCGAGCGTGGGCAAAAATGAGAGGAAAAGAGGATCCCTACCTTAAAGTTGGAGCCGTTAATGATCGTAATGCTTCTGCAACTTCGGACTACGTATGGGCTTTAAAAGACATAACTTTATCAGTTAATGAAGGTGAGATTATAGGCATTATAGGTAAAAACGGCGCAGGAAAATCAACCTTATTAAAAATTCTCTCAAGGGTCACAAGTCCGACAAATGGCCATGTCAAAGTAGGAGGACGTATGGCCAGTCTTCTAGAAGTTGGTACCGGAATGCATCCAGAACTGACCGGAAGGGAAAATATTTACTTGAATGGGGCAATACTAGGGATGAACAAAGCCGAGATCTCTACAAAAATCGATGATATTATTGAATTTTCTGGTTGCCAAATGTATATCGACACTCCAGTAAAAAGGTATTCTAGCGGTATGGGTGTTAGATTAGGATTTGCCGTTGCGGCATTTTTAGAGCCCGATATTTTAGTGGTCGATGAAGTATTGGCCGTGGGCGATGCTGAGTTTCAAAAGAAGGCAATTGGAAAGATGCAAGATATTTCTAATACTAGCGGTAGAACAGTTCTTATTGTTAGTCATAATATGGTATCGATTCAAAATCTTTGTTCAAGAGTAATCATTATGGAAAATGGACTGAAAGTTTATGATGGTGCGACAGACAGAGGAATTGAACTGTATCTCAAAACAAATGAACAAATTGAAAAGAACAATTTGCTCGATCTTGAAGATAGATCAGGTTCAGGCATCGTAAAGGTTAGAAAGTTTTGGCTAGAAAATGAATTTGCAGAAATTGTATCAACATTACTATCAGGCAAAAGAATTGCACTATGTTTTGAGTTATCTATTCAAGAAAGTAAGATTATAGATGGTGGAAAAATAGATCTGGGATTTTCTGTTCACGATGAGCGCATGAGTTCGTTGGCTATTCTTTACTCTTCTTATCAAAATATACAAATCACGCCGTCGGATCAATCAACAATTACGGTGAAGTGTTTAATCGACGATTTTCCATTTAGCGCGGGTAATTATTTAATAAAAAGTCGAATTCTTTATGACAAAGCAGAATCTGATTGGCTTAAAAATCCTATCGGTAAATTTGCCGTTCAAAAAGGTAATTTTTATGGTACTGGTAAATCTGGAGCGAATAGTATGAATACACCATTTTTAATAAAAGGAGAATGGGAAATCAATTAG
- a CDS encoding glycosyltransferase: protein MLSVVIRTKNQAPALRFLLKNLTERYAGDVDEIVVIDNLSTDNSQQIALNHGARFETIEKFSYGGSANFAASKATHPIIVIFSAHSYPISHDFFKLIKKSFDANPNLAGIRCLHNSSDYRNYINGVTVQQDPNRSGLIFSGSAFAKAIWQKHPFKEDVATFEDKEWTTRVVAAGYDIELVPAIFSYEIKRSKNQELFRFKNDLVGNYQLWHQDVSILSGLKGFLASIKRYTIDWIVSIWFSLR, encoded by the coding sequence ATGCTAAGTGTCGTCATAAGAACTAAAAATCAAGCTCCCGCACTCAGGTTTCTGCTGAAGAATCTAACAGAGCGCTATGCAGGCGACGTGGATGAGATTGTAGTAATCGACAACCTTTCCACAGACAACAGCCAGCAGATTGCCCTGAATCACGGTGCAAGATTTGAAACCATAGAAAAGTTCAGCTATGGTGGCAGTGCAAATTTTGCCGCCTCAAAGGCCACACATCCTATAATCGTTATCTTCAGCGCGCATTCCTACCCCATAAGTCATGACTTTTTTAAGCTCATCAAAAAAAGCTTTGATGCAAATCCCAACCTTGCTGGGATACGCTGCCTGCACAATTCCAGCGACTACCGCAACTATATCAATGGTGTTACCGTACAACAGGATCCAAATCGATCTGGACTGATTTTTTCTGGTTCCGCTTTCGCGAAAGCGATATGGCAAAAGCATCCCTTCAAGGAAGATGTAGCTACGTTTGAAGATAAGGAGTGGACTACACGAGTGGTAGCTGCCGGTTACGATATTGAGCTGGTTCCTGCTATTTTCAGCTATGAAATCAAAAGATCCAAAAATCAGGAGCTATTCCGTTTCAAAAATGATCTGGTAGGGAATTATCAATTGTGGCATCAGGATGTGAGTATTCTATCGGGACTTAAGGGATTTCTGGCGAGTATTAAACGCTATACCATTGATTGGATTGTAAGTATCTGGTTTTCCTTAAGGTGA
- a CDS encoding glycosyltransferase family 2 protein has product MNSLVSIITVNYNNLKGLQLAMESVLEQNFQEFEYIIIDGGSTDGSIEYIESKKDIIDYFSSEPDAGVYDAMNKGIAAATGDYILFLNSGDHFASSTSLANAIPHLGNKDIVYFDLGVVENKTTSIKYYPDELSFSYFVMDSLPHPATFIRRSAFAKAGLYDINLTICADWKFFMDAICKFGCSHKHVDEVLSTFYIGGLSSDPKNYGVKTKEREMVLQNGYAPFIKDIKDVVLLKKQLKTLRSSRIITTLVKWGLLHKIDG; this is encoded by the coding sequence ATGAATTCACTAGTATCCATCATCACTGTGAACTATAATAATCTGAAAGGATTGCAATTGGCGATGGAAAGTGTTCTTGAGCAGAACTTTCAAGAATTTGAATATATTATTATCGATGGTGGATCCACAGATGGCAGTATAGAATACATAGAGAGCAAGAAAGATATTATTGACTATTTCTCAAGTGAACCGGACGCCGGTGTTTATGATGCCATGAATAAAGGCATAGCGGCGGCAACTGGGGATTATATCTTATTTCTTAATTCTGGTGATCATTTCGCTTCTTCCACCAGTCTGGCAAACGCAATACCGCATCTGGGAAATAAGGACATCGTTTATTTTGATTTAGGGGTTGTAGAAAATAAAACCACTTCAATAAAATATTACCCAGACGAGCTCTCTTTCTCTTATTTTGTAATGGATTCCCTGCCACATCCAGCAACATTTATAAGGCGTTCCGCGTTCGCGAAAGCGGGATTATACGACATCAATCTAACCATTTGTGCAGATTGGAAATTTTTTATGGATGCCATCTGTAAGTTTGGATGCTCCCATAAACATGTTGATGAAGTTCTTTCCACGTTTTACATAGGTGGTTTAAGCTCAGACCCCAAAAATTATGGTGTCAAGACAAAGGAGCGAGAGATGGTGCTACAGAATGGATATGCGCCGTTCATTAAAGATATAAAGGACGTTGTTTTGCTTAAAAAACAATTGAAGACATTGAGGTCTTCAAGAATCATCACAACACTTGTCAAATGGGGACTGCTCCACAAAATTGATGGATAA